Below is a window of Streptomyces genisteinicus DNA.
CCAGGAGGAGCTGGCGCGGACCGAGGTCGAGGGGCAGGCGGGCGGCGGCCTGGTGAAGGCCACCGTCAACGGCTCCGGCGAGCTGCGGGGACTCGTCATCTCGCCCGAGGCGGTCGACCCGGACGACACCGAGACCCTCGCCGACCTCGTGGTCGCCGCCGTGCAGGCGGCGAACGAGAACGCCCAGCAGCTCCAGCAGGACAAGCTCGGCCCGCTCGCGCAGGGCCTCGGCGGCATGCCCGGCCTGCCCTTCTGAGGGCGCCGGCCCGCCGGCGGCCGGGACGCTTCCCCCGGC
It encodes the following:
- a CDS encoding YbaB/EbfC family nucleoid-associated protein; amino-acid sequence: MIPGGGQPNMQQLLQQAQKMQQDLARAQEELARTEVEGQAGGGLVKATVNGSGELRGLVISPEAVDPDDTETLADLVVAAVQAANENAQQLQQDKLGPLAQGLGGMPGLPF